The following proteins come from a genomic window of Streptomyces sp. GS7:
- a CDS encoding DUF4142 domain-containing protein: MRSIPRTRKKSPASGRAIATGLVVCALLATLTALLLPVQLFGESASAATNTVGYDDDGGGTVNTRYGPLTAMDRDFVKKVRLAGLWEMPAGRQAQARGRTAAVRTAGDHLVAGHTELDRRSREAAQQLGIALPNQPTAEQQGWLDQLGAASDENFGPLFAELLRRSHGKVFGLVALVRDQTRNSVVRALADRANAVVLDHITVLEHTGQVDFGTLHST; encoded by the coding sequence ATGCGCTCGATCCCCCGCACCAGGAAGAAATCCCCCGCCTCCGGGCGGGCCATCGCCACCGGCCTGGTGGTCTGCGCGCTGCTGGCCACGCTCACGGCGCTACTGCTGCCCGTGCAGCTCTTCGGCGAGAGCGCGTCCGCGGCCACCAACACGGTGGGCTACGACGACGACGGCGGGGGCACCGTGAACACCCGCTACGGCCCGCTGACCGCGATGGACCGGGACTTCGTCAAAAAGGTCCGGCTGGCCGGCCTGTGGGAGATGCCCGCCGGCCGGCAGGCGCAGGCGCGCGGCCGGACCGCCGCCGTCCGCACCGCGGGCGACCATCTCGTCGCCGGCCACACCGAGTTGGACCGCCGGTCGCGGGAGGCCGCACAGCAACTCGGCATCGCACTGCCCAACCAGCCCACCGCCGAGCAGCAGGGCTGGCTCGACCAGCTCGGCGCCGCCTCGGACGAGAACTTCGGCCCGCTCTTCGCGGAGCTGCTGCGCCGCTCCCACGGCAAGGTCTTCGGTCTGGTCGCGCTCGTCCGCGACCAGACCCGCAACTCCGTCGTCCGCGCACTGGCCGACCGGGCCAACGCCGTCGTCCTGGACCACATCACGGTCCTGGAGCACACCGGCCAGGTCGACTTCGGCACCCTGCACAGCACCTGA
- a CDS encoding PucR family transcriptional regulator → MAALLGDTPVEDAQWALEQALLTCLGYQKSSQSKPPAVPSVVTPMPVARARQDLFDVLAGQRETPEGGLGELARAAGWPVPDTVQAVVLATPAEAPQLAAALGHALIGSVDGYAALFVPDPATQTRARLEAALKGRAAAVGHAVPAADAASSLRWARYLLSLAPGRGGPETRPTFVDDHLSALLLLQDESLADALTSRWLGPLAELTPRQNERLEVTLLAWLEGGGAPEAAKLLHVHPQTVRYRLRQIEKLFGPALRDPRTRFELEMALRSRRLMAHVRSRRARAGRRARAVASSIRPLGMAREARVNGL, encoded by the coding sequence ATGGCCGCACTTCTCGGTGACACGCCTGTGGAAGATGCCCAATGGGCGCTGGAACAGGCACTGCTGACCTGTCTCGGGTACCAGAAATCATCGCAAAGCAAGCCCCCGGCGGTGCCGTCCGTCGTGACCCCGATGCCGGTGGCTCGGGCCCGTCAGGACCTCTTCGACGTCCTCGCCGGACAGCGCGAGACCCCGGAGGGCGGCCTCGGTGAACTGGCCCGGGCGGCCGGCTGGCCGGTCCCCGACACCGTCCAGGCCGTGGTCCTCGCCACCCCCGCCGAGGCGCCCCAACTGGCCGCCGCCCTGGGGCACGCGCTCATCGGCAGCGTCGACGGCTACGCCGCCCTCTTCGTGCCCGACCCGGCGACCCAGACCAGGGCCCGCCTGGAAGCCGCCCTCAAGGGCCGCGCCGCCGCCGTCGGCCATGCCGTCCCCGCCGCGGACGCCGCCTCCTCGCTGCGCTGGGCGCGCTATCTGCTGTCCCTGGCGCCCGGCCGGGGCGGCCCGGAGACGCGCCCCACGTTCGTCGACGACCACCTCTCGGCGCTGCTGCTCCTCCAGGACGAGTCGCTGGCCGACGCCCTGACGTCCCGTTGGCTGGGCCCGCTCGCCGAGTTGACGCCGCGTCAGAACGAGCGGCTGGAGGTCACCCTGCTGGCCTGGCTGGAGGGCGGCGGCGCCCCCGAGGCCGCCAAGCTGCTGCACGTCCATCCGCAGACCGTCCGCTACCGATTGCGTCAGATCGAGAAGCTCTTCGGCCCGGCGCTGCGTGATCCGCGGACCCGCTTCGAGCTGGAGATGGCCCTCCGCAGCCGCCGTCTGATGGCCCATGTCCGCAGCCGGCGGGCCCGCGCCGGCCGCCGGGCGCGCGCGGTGGCGTCCAGTATCCGGCCCCTCGGCATGGCCAGGGAGGCCCGGGTCAACGGCCTGTGA
- a CDS encoding DUF1996 domain-containing protein — protein sequence MTVAAMALLLGGGALTAIASTALAHNSGPDPVPGHQHLTATAATISCPDVGENLRTVPSGARLQVSQGLASLDRQVSDAYRTMTSGGGSSATLGTLERQRRQTIGAMADAIAHGGAQRPDDLMRMSACTTKPTGTSPDRDLSWRQGQSQSQGRGRNQRQGQQPGQGQSGHHQQTGPSQDDFTDITTVAPGTGGPPFLTPRGRGASTGTFTSACGRNENGHFNSDNVIVTPGVSNGAHHTHDYVGNKTTDAFSTEQSLAASGTTCSNGDLSTYYWPVLRKLDGTTSPKPGAGGDGNSGSVLTPASVTLTYRGSQTGAVRAMPRFLRVITGDAKAFTNGPKNAHASWSCTGFENRQLTDKYPLCPRGSQVVRTLAFPGCWNGRTTDSGNHRDHMAFAGRNGACPQGFTAVPQLVERLTYDVPPGDSFAVDSFPEQLRKPVTDHGDFIDVMPDGLMNRAVGCINGGQTCS from the coding sequence ATGACGGTCGCCGCGATGGCCCTCCTGCTGGGCGGCGGCGCGCTCACGGCCATCGCCAGTACCGCACTGGCCCACAACTCCGGCCCGGACCCCGTACCGGGCCATCAGCACCTCACCGCGACCGCCGCCACCATCTCCTGCCCCGATGTCGGCGAGAACCTGCGGACGGTACCGAGCGGCGCCCGCCTCCAGGTCTCCCAGGGGCTGGCCTCCCTCGACCGCCAGGTGTCGGACGCGTACCGGACGATGACGTCGGGCGGCGGCAGCAGCGCGACGCTCGGCACGCTGGAGCGGCAGCGCCGGCAGACCATCGGGGCGATGGCGGACGCGATCGCCCACGGCGGCGCCCAACGCCCGGACGACCTGATGCGGATGAGCGCCTGCACCACCAAGCCCACCGGAACGTCCCCCGACCGGGACCTGAGTTGGCGTCAGGGCCAAAGTCAGAGCCAGGGCCGGGGCAGAAACCAGCGGCAGGGGCAGCAGCCGGGCCAGGGGCAGAGCGGGCACCACCAGCAGACCGGGCCCTCGCAGGACGACTTCACGGACATCACCACCGTCGCGCCGGGCACCGGCGGCCCGCCGTTCCTCACGCCCAGGGGCCGGGGCGCGTCCACCGGTACCTTCACCAGCGCGTGCGGACGCAACGAGAACGGCCACTTCAACTCCGACAACGTCATCGTGACCCCGGGCGTGTCCAACGGCGCCCACCACACCCACGACTACGTCGGCAACAAGACCACCGACGCCTTCTCCACCGAGCAGTCGCTGGCCGCGTCCGGCACCACCTGCTCCAACGGCGATCTGTCCACGTACTACTGGCCGGTGCTGCGCAAGCTGGACGGCACCACCTCGCCGAAGCCGGGCGCCGGGGGCGACGGCAACTCCGGCTCGGTGCTGACCCCGGCCTCGGTGACGCTGACCTACCGCGGCAGCCAGACGGGCGCCGTACGGGCGATGCCGCGCTTCCTGCGGGTGATCACCGGCGACGCCAAGGCGTTCACCAACGGGCCGAAGAACGCGCACGCCTCCTGGAGCTGCACCGGTTTCGAGAACCGGCAGCTGACGGACAAGTACCCGCTGTGCCCCAGGGGTTCGCAGGTGGTCCGCACGCTGGCCTTCCCCGGCTGCTGGAACGGCCGCACCACGGACAGCGGCAACCACCGCGACCACATGGCCTTCGCCGGCCGGAACGGCGCCTGCCCGCAGGGCTTCACGGCGGTGCCGCAGCTCGTCGAGCGGCTGACGTACGACGTCCCGCCGGGCGACAGCTTCGCGGTGGACAGCTTCCCCGAGCAGCTGCGCAAACCGGTGACGGACCACGGGGACTTCATCGACGTGATGCCGGACGGGCTGATGAACCGGGCGGTCGGGTGCATCAACGGCGGGCAGACCTGCTCCTGA